Below is a genomic region from Drosophila albomicans strain 15112-1751.03 chromosome 2R, ASM965048v2, whole genome shotgun sequence.
ATTAGCCTGCATACTAAGGGAGTCATGCAAATTGGCTGGGCGTGCGGTTCCTGCACATTTAACGAAAACAGCGGAGTTGGTGACACCAAGTATAGCTATGGCTACGATGGTAGCAAGCAACAAGTGTGGCACATTTCCACTAAGAAGTGAGTAAACTCTTTATTTCTgggttgtatttttattgcttgtgTTCATTGCAGATATGGCGACAAATGGCAAATTGGTGATATCATTGGTGTGACTATCGATGTGGATCGCGAGATCATTGAATACTATCGCAATGGGCGCTCCATGGGAGTGGCCTTTGATAAGATTCAACGCGGACCTGGCATTACATTCTTTCCTGCCATATCACTAGGCTATACGCAAGGCGTGCAAGCCAACTTTGGCAATCGACCATTTGTGTATCCTTTGCCTGGCTTTCAGCCCATCATGGCGCGACCCATTCTGAAGCTACGTCGTGCCAGCTTACTCTTGGACTACCTCATCAATTTGGCTGGTATCTTTTCGCATTACAATGCCCAGGCCAAAAATAATACGTCCACCGATGCCAGCGAAGTTCGAGTATCGACAAAAAAGACAgtctattgtatatttgcaACAATGCTAATTGAGCGTTTTACCAACGAAGTTTTCGATCCATATGTCATTGAGGATGTGCTTTTGTCACGCATTTCTAGTATGACAACACTGGCGGCAGAGAAGGAGAATCCGTACAGCGTTTTAAAGAgtctgttgtcgttgctctgGAATTTCATGGAGGGTGATGAAGTGAAGTTTGTGCTCCGTAAACTGGTCAATGCTCTGTTGGGCACATTCAGTCACACTGTGCAGGGTGTAGATTATGAGAAGCATCGACAGGCGCTAAGCACTTTGCATTGCATCTGCCTGCATGAGCAATCGCGCAAGTTTCTGCTTGAGAGCAAGCTCTTCAAAAAGCATTGGTAATTGATTTACTGATGCATATACtctttttaaacttttattaatgATTCTCTTCTCTTTGCCTCTAGCCTGGCTTTCTTTTTATACATTCATCCATTGGAGTTCTATATATTGGAAGAGCTGTTGCCAGACTATATGGCCTGGACACAGGGTATAGATGGGCCCAAGGACAAGTATATGAGTGTGGTGGAAAAAGTACGTAAAACCACAGAAAGCTTGTATTTAGTACAAAAGGATTTCCTCAACACACTGATGCTCAACACAGACGGTGGCTCTGATTCGCCTTCCAGCCGCAAGCTTTTCTTGATTAAAATGCGACGATATGTAATAGATCTTAGTATGGAGCAACGCGTAAGCTAGTTGTCTTGTAATTTGTTGGCATTGAATTCTATGTTTAATGGTTCTTTGGCAGCCCTTTCATGCGTTCTTCTTCATGCAATCGAGCATACAACATCCGCTTGATGCACCGGTGGCTCTTGCATTTGTCGCCATTCTAATCGATCAAGTGCGTACGCTTTTTAAGGAGGAGCTGCCCAGTCATGTTATGGAAGTGAACACAGATTTCTTTCTCGACGGAACCTTTGATTATATGCACTTTGATCGCGTTGGAGGCGTATTGTCACATCTGCGCAAGGTGCATAGAGGTGACATCGATAGTCATTTTGGCATCGAGCGGTCTCAGCAAATTTATGATGAGGATCGCAATTCGGTGCGAACCAACGAAGTGGGTATGTAATCCAATGCACTCTATTATTACAAATCAGTTGCAGAGATACGACGTTTTTAGATACAACGCTCTACCTGCTAGGCGAAAATATCAACAATATGGCCGTGATTGGACATGCACAGGGGGCCAATCACTCGACCTTTGCCCACTTTCTTAATCCACGCGTCACTGTCAACTCTGATGCTGCGCCAGGCAATTCAACGACTGAGACTAGTGTGTGCGAGTTGTTGGATATTTGTATCCTTTTCTACTATTCGGCGGGGCACAAGTACATTGTGAAGATAGCATCCGTGCGGGATGAGATCGCGACACTTAACGAAGTGCTGATGGAGACTAAATATTATCGAGAGGATATCGAAAGAAAGTTGATAGCACTAGAGGAACATGCAAATGTCTGCATGAATGAGAACCATCAGCATGTGATGACCGAATTAAGATCGAAATTCAGTCAAAGGCAAAATGTGTTTGCGGTGAGTTATGTTTAAATAAGCACATTGAATTTATAAGGCGatgatttgcatttatattcaACTGacaacttatttaatttaatggtTTCTAACAATTAAGAGAACTTAATATTGACAGCCGGTTATTTGGCAAGATTAATTAGAATATCTTTCTTTATATATCTTAGACACGTTCCATATCGCTGGCAAGAAAACAAGTTTGGTTGCGTGCAGTTGCCTTAAGCAGCCATCGGCGATCGTTGTTCATATGGCTTTTGGAGCGTACGCTGCGGACCTTATCGGTAATTAGATAATTTCGAATGTTTGTTATAATTTAACCATCTTCCATTATAGACTGCATCGGGTAAAGGTGCTCTGTTTTCATTTGTGCCTGAGGTTTACGTCAATACCTTGCCAATTTTGCTAGACACTGTGATGGACTTTAGTCATCATGATATACGCGCTCAGTTCGAGATGTTGGATGCGGAGTGCAGTGTGAATGCGGCAGCTGAATTTCTAGCCATGCATTCGGCCGATTCACGAATAGTGCTAGCCTCCTGTAAGGACTCGCTGCTACAGGCTCTTGGCACACTAACATGCCACAGAGGTGGCATACGCGCTTTGGAACGTGCCTCGAAACGAGCTCAGGTGGCATTAGTGCGTGCTTTGCTGCGTCCCTATGAGAATCGCGCGTGGGGACAAAGTAATTGGTTATTGCTGCGTTTCTGGCTAGGCGAGGGATATGCTTATAAGGATTCGCGTCAACCCAGTGTGTGGCAAGGTGGTTCACAGCCATTAAATCAGGGTCTTTGTCGAAGTCGTTCCCGCAACGAGACTCACACTGGATTGCTGCATAATGTGGCTCCGGCAAATCCGTCTAAGCATTTTCAGCGCTTAATTGGCAGCAAATTGTATGAAGATGAGCCGTTTGCTACTACATTCCTGAATTCTGTGCTGAGTCAGCTGAACTGGGCTTTTTCTGAGTTCATATTGCTGCTCCAAGAGGTTTGCTAATTATCTTTGAGAATGCAATTACCTTTTAacgatttacatttttctgcAGATACAAAATACGGCCCAGCGTCAGGAGAACACACTTTTTGAACCAAAGCAACTTAAGATCTGCTCCATGTGCTTTGAGTTGACAGTTTCATTGATGCGTTGCCTGGAAATGATCCTAACCGTCGCTCCAGATGTTGTGGCCGATGATTCTCGTCCAAATAGCGACTTGTTATTGAATCGCATTTGTCAGCTCATCAGCCAGGTGTTGTCACGCGTTACAGTTCCACCCGGCTGTTTTCAGTTTGTGGTGGACATGTGCTCCGCAGACCTGAACGCAGTTACCCACTTTCCTATCATTAGTGCTGCGTTGGGCATCTTGCTGGCCTTGTTGCGCAACGAAATGGATAAAGATGTTTCACCTCAGAAGGTAACGCGCATCTCACGTGCCTTTTTAACAGATCCCAGTTTCCAGTTTGCCACTTTGGAGTTTGCACTGGGTGAGATTCGTACGCCGCTGCTGGAGCAGAAGGAGATTCCGCGGGGCAATTTTGATCCTTCAACGCGGCCAAATATCGATCCACTAACGAATGATGTCCGTGTACCGAATCCCAACAATTCAAAGCGCATTCGCGCTGATCCGcctattattaaatttgccCTTAATGATTGTGAGTAAAGTGTGAAGTAATATTTagttgaatataaaataaatgcattgaGATATTGCAGATCCCACGCACGTATCGCCTGATGAAATCGAAGATGTACGTCAACTTATTGAGAATCTGCGCATTAAGCAGTCTCTTCTCTCAGACATAACACTGCCATCGGAGGATTCGTTGTGTCCAATTTGCTGTGCCAAGCCCATCACTGCCGTATTTACGCCGTGCAAGCATCAATCGTGCAGCGATTGCATCATGCAGCATATGATGAACTCGAAGGTGTGCTTTTACTGTAAGACAACTATACAGACTATAGAGACGCTGGACGGCACACTTATTTATTCGAATCTGGAGACAACTCAATCACCAGTGCCCGAGAGTGCTTGAATAACCCACCGCAAATAACCACCAGCCACCAAATCCCAATAAAACCTACAAATTCTAGTCACTTTCAAAAGGATAAATTGCTACGCTTCAAATGTGGTTAGATTcgcatatataattatgtatattacatTAGGTAAATTGCTTGCAATTATTTCCTTCATGTGATATAACAAAGTGCAATTGAAAACAGAATCAGAAAATAAAGAGGAACAGAAACTATCAGAGGAATTAATAGAAACCAAATCGAATAGATAGCACATATAATTTATGATCTCAAGCGATAACTTTCCGATCTTAAAcagtatttcatttatgtaaaatatgttaaattattatattattgtaatattgaattttttgtgtttattatgcatttattattgcGAGTGCTTGCGTGTAGAAAAGATATTCACCAACTcgaaattgttaaataaattatgtatacaTTTTGCATTGGATAACTGTCTACCAACTAAAAATTATAAGTACGGTTCTTAAGTAAACAAAACTCAGAAATGTCTATTTTCCTAATACAATTAGCGTCGCTTTTCCCTCTATGTTCAATTTTTCagttctatatatatatatatacatatgtatttatctcTGGACCTAAAGTTGATGCATTtctcaaaatacaaatatacatactacAATATATGAACTTTGAGTGCCcgttttttttacttcttcGTTCTTTAGCTTTTTACTTTCCTCTTGacgtttttaaaaaaataattaagtatCTTGAAGCATTTCTActacaaatattatacatagatacacatatgtaagtatatagaatatatagtatataatttaagtacatgtatatgtatgtcaGGTGGTACCGGGGATGTGTGTGAAGCCttaattcaacaaatattCTCTTAAcgtattttgttgtgtgtatttgtattgtcaTTTTCGAGAGGTCAAGAAATTTGTATCTTGCGTTTAAACATTTAACATATGTAGCTAAATAGATtcataaatagttaaatagtTGATAATTCACTAGACAATAGACATAGAAAGCGCTTCATAGCAAGACTACCTAAagttataaatacatacaatacatcaTGTAGACTAGGTACACATAGATTATGAGAATCAACAACTAACTAATCTCTAATAATTGCTCTCTATCGTCTCTATAAAGCGCACGCGGAAACATTGACAAAAACATATTGTACGATATGAAGAAGTGTTTTTGGTTTCAGTTCCACTGTCAGGTATTCTTAgttctcattctctctctctgtctagaGCAGATTACAGGCATTCGAGTGCATGCGGTGCGAGTGTCGTCCATTGCCATGGCCAAAACCACTGCAGCATTGATGTGTAATTGGCCCAGAGCTGCGGGCATGCTGGAAACTCTGGCTGTTGCTCAGCTTCGGTTCGTGCAGCGTGTGATGACAGCTGGGTGCATGGCTATGCCTGTCAAGACCACAATTAGTAAAACGTCAGAGGacggaaatttgaaaatgcttGCTTACCCATGATTGCAAATACTCGAATCGGATATGGAGCTCGGCATGGCACGACCCATCGCTTGGGCTGGTGGTGGTGGCAGAAATAGAGGGCAACCACCGGCTGCCAAATCTCCCACGCCACCGCCATCGTGTCCGAAAATGGCTAGACGCATATTGGCTGCCTTCGCCGTTGACTGCGACTCCACTTCCTGGGCTTCTTCAATCATTTTGTCCAGTTTCTCCATGGCCTTGGTTTGCTTGGCAGCCAGAAAGGCTTTTCGCGCGGCCTTCGACATGGAATGGGGTCTGTAATACAGTTCAAGGTGTGACAGTTTTAGcatttaaacaacaaatttaaaagttatacCTTATATGTATCtcattatatagtattttcggAACATACATATCTTTAAGTTTTACTACAATGCCTGTAAAAACCCTTTAAAAAAGTCGCCGGATTCACAATAGGACTTACCTGGCTGGTGCGGAATTTGAGCGATGCGGTGGCGGTGAGTGCAGTGATATGGATGTCATAGAGTCCTTGGATCCCGGTCGACTGTTCTCACTGTTGGCCTGCACTGCAGCAGGTGCTGTGCCACCATGAACAGGCTGCAACGGCAGCGTTTTTGGCTGCCGCATGGGGCAGACACCAACTGCAGCTGAGGGAGCCGCCACCTTAGAAGTTGCTGCAGCGACGATGGGTACGACAACTGGTGCTGTGATTGGCGCTGCTGGTGGTGTATTAGTGGCCTCAAGGGTGGTGCTGGTGGAGAATGTGATTTTTCTAATTAGAGTGGAAGTGAAGCGCAAAGAAGAATGCGCTGTCAATCGCACTTACTTCATCTTGGCCAGTGCCTTGTCGCGATCCAGCGACACATTCGATGTGGATGGCTTTAGGCTGGCGGCACTGCTGCATGTGGCCGTCTCACGTGCCGGAGCTGTGGATGGCGGCGTCAGCTGATCCATGGCGGCCAATTCCTCGGCAGTAAACATGTCCGGATTGCTGGGTCGCGGCTTTGCCGGTGCGCTGCCAATGCGAAATGGTGGCGTGGGACTAAAGCCGCAGGGCGATTgactgatgttgttgttgttgctgctggagttGGCGAGGGAGCCGCGCGAGATCTGCAGATCCTCGAGAAACTCCTCGGTGTCGAGTATTAGGGAGCCAAAGATGTCGCTGGGCGAGCGCATGAACACGTGACCAGTGGAATTGGAGCGGGATTCGCGTCGCTTGCTCTGCTCGGGACAACAACCGCTGCCACCGCTACCGCGC
It encodes:
- the LOC117576874 gene encoding LOW QUALITY PROTEIN: E3 ubiquitin-protein ligase RNF123 (The sequence of the model RefSeq protein was modified relative to this genomic sequence to represent the inferred CDS: deleted 1 base in 1 codon); this encodes MSISKLFVKVFNEDIFENLDQDNYYNSDLEDDFDGGNCSTVPDPRVQKLDELSVTKQMIIVKNWLEDKFQQIQTDSNEEIRRLYIDTEARIGPELAIFDVDYTTTVRVSADRLALRSQGSFNTVRANCCVYGGRWMYEISLHTKGVMQIGWACGSCTFNENSGVGDTKYSYGYDGSKQQVWHISTKKYGDKWQIGDIIGVTIDVDREIIEYYRNGRSMGVAFDKIQRGPGITFFPAISLGYTQGVQANFGNRPFVYPLPGFQPIMARPILKLRRASLLLDYLINLAGIFSHYNAQAKNNTSTDASEVRVSTKKTVYCIFATMLIERFTNEVFDPYVIEDVLLSRISSMTTLAAEKENPYSVLKSLLSLLWNFMEGDEVKFVLRKLVNALLGTFSHTVQGVDYEKHRQALSTLHCICLHEQSRKFLLESKLFKKHCLAFFLYIHPLEFYILEELLPDYMAWTQGIDGPKDKYMSVVEKVRKTTESLYLVQKDFLNTLMLNTDGGSDSPSSRKLFLIKMRRYVIDLSMEQRPFHAFFFMQSSIQHPLDAPVALAFVAILIDQVRTLFKEELPSHVMEVNTDFFLDGTFDYMHFDRVGGVLSHLRKVHRGDIDSHFGIERSQQIYDEDRNSVRTNEVDTTLYLLGENINNMAVIGHAQGANHSTFAHFLNPRVTVNSDAAPGNSTTETSVCELLDICILFYYSAGHKYIVKIASVRDEIATLNEVLMETKYYREDIERKLIALEEHANVCMNENHQHVMTELRSKFSQRQNVFATRSISLARKQVWLRAVALSSHRRSLFIWLLERTLRTLSTASGKGALFSFVPEVYVNTLPILLDTVMDFSHHDIRAQFEMLDAECSVNAAAEFLAMHSADSRIVLASCKDSLLQALGTLTCHRGGIRALERASKRAQVALVRALLRPYENRAWGQSNWLLLRFWLGEGYAYKDSRQPSVWQGGSQPLNQGLCRSRSRNETHTGLLHNVAPANPSKHFQRLIGSKLYEDEPFATTFLNSVLSQLNWAFSEFILLLQEIQNTAQRQENTLFEPKQLKICSMCFELTVSLMRCLEMILTVAPDVVADDSRPNSDLLLNRICQLISQVLSRVTVPPGCFQFVVDMCSADLNAVTHFPIISAALGILLALLRNEMDKDVSPQKVTRISRAFLTDPSFQFATLEFALGEIRTPLLEQKEIPRGNFDPSTRPNIDPLTNDVRVPNPNNSKRIRADPPIIKFALNDYPTHVSPDEIEDVRQLIENLRIKQSLLSDITLPSEDSLCPICCAKPITAVFTPCKHQSCSDCIMQHMMNSKVCFYCKTTIQTIETLDGTLIYSNLETTQSPVPESA